The Syntrophorhabdaceae bacterium genome window below encodes:
- a CDS encoding response regulator, with protein MSAEEKHAVREEQDSCRQEAQESERSLRAILSASPIGICRVRGSIFEWVNDAMCRMTGYPMEDLHGKAIRVLFERETECLRAAGALQSTGYVETTLRKKDGAMMDILAQAASIDETSQIITVTDITYRARVEREQAKIGKLESLGVLAGGIAHDFNNILTMILGNISLGKIYMEKDAERAREKLTLAEQSITRAKELTQQLLTFSRGGAPITKVSSIADNLRETAQLALTGTGVTCRFDIAEDLFSVSIDEGQINQAIGHIVINAHQAMPQGGTLLIGAQNVVLENAAPNLAAGRYVRINITDNGMGIPEEHLDCIFDPYFTTKQKGSGLGLAICYSIIRNHQGSISVESTLGVGSTFHIYLPVYDAPFSGERRNKQDMSDAIGGNVLVMDDEEAILEIIGDILAYHGFTVDFARDGEEALCLYQERKYDAVILDLTVPGGMGGREAMKELLRVDPMVRAIVSSGYSNDPIMSDYRQYGFKNVIAKPYDLEELGQVLRSVISGN; from the coding sequence GTGAGCGCAGAAGAGAAGCATGCGGTACGTGAAGAGCAAGACTCCTGCCGGCAGGAGGCCCAGGAATCTGAAAGGTCCCTCCGGGCCATTCTTTCTGCATCACCCATCGGGATCTGCCGGGTACGGGGCAGCATCTTCGAATGGGTAAACGACGCCATGTGCCGCATGACAGGCTATCCGATGGAAGACCTCCACGGAAAAGCGATCCGGGTTCTCTTCGAGCGGGAGACCGAATGCCTGCGGGCGGCTGGCGCCCTGCAATCCACAGGCTACGTGGAAACGACATTACGAAAAAAGGACGGGGCCATGATGGATATCCTCGCCCAGGCCGCATCCATCGACGAGACATCGCAGATCATCACCGTTACCGATATCACATACCGAGCCCGGGTAGAACGGGAGCAGGCAAAGATTGGCAAGCTCGAATCCCTCGGCGTGCTTGCGGGGGGTATTGCCCATGATTTCAACAATATCCTCACCATGATCCTCGGCAACATCTCCCTCGGAAAGATATACATGGAGAAGGATGCGGAAAGGGCAAGGGAAAAGCTCACCCTTGCCGAGCAGTCGATCACGCGGGCCAAGGAGTTGACCCAGCAGCTTCTCACCTTTTCCAGGGGAGGAGCGCCCATCACAAAGGTTTCATCGATAGCCGATAACCTCAGAGAGACCGCCCAGTTGGCATTGACCGGAACGGGCGTGACCTGCAGGTTCGATATTGCGGAAGACCTTTTCTCCGTTTCCATCGACGAGGGGCAGATAAACCAGGCCATCGGTCACATTGTCATCAATGCCCACCAGGCTATGCCTCAGGGCGGGACACTGCTCATCGGCGCGCAGAACGTGGTTCTCGAAAATGCCGCGCCGAACCTCGCCGCCGGCAGATACGTGCGCATAAACATCACCGACAACGGGATGGGCATCCCCGAGGAGCATCTCGACTGTATCTTCGACCCCTATTTCACCACCAAGCAGAAAGGCAGCGGCCTCGGGCTTGCCATCTGCTATTCCATCATAAGGAACCATCAGGGGAGCATCAGCGTTGAATCAACTCTGGGTGTGGGAAGCACCTTTCACATATATTTACCCGTATACGATGCACCATTTTCCGGGGAAAGGAGAAACAAACAAGACATGAGCGATGCGATCGGGGGAAACGTGCTTGTTATGGATGACGAGGAGGCAATACTGGAGATAATCGGCGACATCCTTGCGTACCACGGCTTTACGGTGGATTTCGCCCGGGACGGGGAGGAAGCGCTGTGCCTCTACCAGGAAAGAAAGTACGATGCCGTGATACTGGACCTGACAGTACCGGGCGGAATGGGGGGAAGGGAAGCGATGAAAGAGCTTCTCAGGGTAGACCCCATGGTACGCGCCATCGTATCGAGCGGCTACTCGAACGATCCTATCATGTCCGATTACAGGCAATATGGATTTAAGAATGTGATAGCCAAGCCCTATGACCTGGAGGAATTGGGCCAGGTGCTCCGG
- a CDS encoding alpha-isopropylmalate synthase regulatory domain-containing protein translates to MKNLLNITDATKELNILRSKRGFKRPFEVVGSYRLIDDGQRPEATVIIRAERREMHEASTGVGPVDALANVLKKSLSSIFPAIQEVKLVDFSSRIHDSRSGTSAGVEVNIIFSDGEAVWSVVAISENINRASFLALIDGFEYAILAKKATIASRNI, encoded by the coding sequence GTGAAAAACCTCCTCAATATCACCGACGCCACAAAAGAGCTGAATATCCTGAGGTCGAAAAGGGGCTTCAAGAGACCCTTTGAGGTGGTGGGAAGCTACCGGCTCATTGACGACGGGCAGAGGCCGGAGGCAACGGTGATCATCCGGGCGGAAAGGCGCGAGATGCATGAGGCGTCCACAGGGGTGGGGCCTGTCGATGCCCTCGCGAACGTCCTCAAGAAATCCCTATCATCGATCTTCCCCGCAATCCAGGAGGTGAAACTGGTCGACTTCTCTTCCCGGATCCATGATTCGCGATCGGGGACATCGGCAGGCGTCGAGGTAAACATAATCTTTTCCGACGGAGAAGCGGTGTGGAGTGTCGTCGCCATCTCTGAGAACATCAATCGGGCCTCGTTCCTGGCCCTTATTGACGGATTTGAATACGCGATCCTTGCCAAAAAGGCAACAATAGCCTCACGGAACATATAG
- the cimA gene encoding citramalate synthase has product MRVDFYDTTLRDGAQSEDIAFSLTDKLRITEKLDDFGIHYIEGGWPGSNPKDLQYFKEVRKLSLRNSRIVAFSSTIKAHARPATDPVMKALLDAGTDTVAIVGKAWDLHVRDALRVGLDTNLKMIATTISHLKKVGKTVFFDAEHFYDGYKRNKEYALAVIRTAGDAGADVIVLCDTNGGAMPFEIFEVTRAVGKGTGIRLGIHTHNDTEMAVANSLMAVRAGCDLVQGTINGYGERCGNANLCSIIPNIILKMGHTGIDRERVVRLRELSLFVDEMANFIPDKHRPYVGVSAFAHKGGIHVSAIRKNPETYEHVKPELVGNSQRVLISDLSGESSIRYKAKEFNIDIDKDPKAVKDVVKRIKDLEMHGYQFEGAEGSLELLIKKKLGIHRSYFELIGFRIIVEKKETSQPVTEATILVRVGDRVEHTAALGKGPVNALDNALRKALHAFYPELKTMDLVDYKVRVLSTREGTGAPTRVLIESSDGKHTWGTVGVSENIIEASWRALVDSIDYKLLIEEEKKR; this is encoded by the coding sequence TTGAGGGTCGATTTTTACGACACCACCCTAAGGGATGGAGCGCAATCGGAAGATATCGCCTTCAGTCTCACTGATAAGCTGAGGATAACGGAAAAGCTCGATGACTTCGGCATCCACTACATCGAGGGGGGTTGGCCGGGCTCGAATCCCAAAGACCTGCAATACTTCAAGGAAGTGAGAAAGCTCTCCCTCAGGAATTCCCGCATCGTGGCCTTTTCGAGCACCATCAAGGCACATGCGCGACCCGCGACGGACCCTGTCATGAAGGCGCTTCTCGATGCCGGAACAGACACCGTGGCCATCGTGGGAAAGGCCTGGGACCTTCATGTCAGGGACGCCCTGCGTGTCGGCCTCGATACGAACCTCAAGATGATAGCGACGACGATCAGCCACCTCAAGAAGGTGGGCAAGACCGTTTTCTTTGACGCCGAGCATTTCTACGACGGATACAAACGCAATAAGGAATATGCTTTGGCAGTGATACGCACGGCGGGCGATGCCGGGGCCGACGTCATCGTCCTTTGCGATACTAACGGCGGCGCCATGCCTTTCGAGATCTTCGAGGTCACCCGGGCCGTGGGGAAGGGCACGGGAATAAGGCTGGGGATCCACACCCACAACGATACGGAAATGGCGGTAGCCAATTCGCTGATGGCTGTCAGGGCGGGATGCGATCTCGTGCAGGGCACCATCAACGGCTACGGGGAGCGCTGCGGAAACGCGAATCTTTGTTCCATCATCCCCAACATCATCCTTAAAATGGGACATACCGGCATCGACAGGGAAAGGGTCGTCCGCCTCAGGGAGCTTAGCCTCTTCGTCGACGAGATGGCCAATTTCATACCCGACAAGCACAGGCCCTACGTGGGGGTAAGCGCCTTCGCACACAAGGGGGGCATCCACGTCAGCGCCATCAGGAAGAACCCCGAAACCTACGAACATGTTAAGCCGGAGCTTGTCGGCAACTCCCAGCGCGTCCTTATTTCAGATCTCTCCGGCGAGAGCAGCATCCGTTACAAGGCAAAGGAATTCAACATCGACATCGATAAGGACCCGAAGGCTGTCAAGGATGTCGTCAAAAGGATAAAAGACCTGGAGATGCACGGATACCAGTTCGAAGGGGCCGAAGGCTCACTGGAGCTCCTCATCAAGAAGAAACTCGGCATCCACAGATCCTATTTCGAGCTTATCGGTTTCAGGATCATCGTCGAAAAGAAGGAGACCTCTCAACCCGTGACGGAAGCCACGATCCTGGTAAGGGTAGGCGACCGCGTGGAACACACGGCGGCGCTCGGCAAAGGCCCCGTCAACGCCCTGGACAATGCTCTCAGAAAGGCCCTCCATGCGTTCTATCCCGAGCTGAAGACGATGGATCTCGTCGACTACAAGGTCAGGGTCCTTTCCACGAGGGAGGGCACGGGCGCTCCCACGCGCGTCCTCATAGAAAGCAGCGACGGCAAACATACCTGGGGGACGGTGGGCGTATCGGAGAACATCATCGAGGCCAGCTGGCGGGCCCTCGTCGATTCGATCGATTACAAGCTTCTCATTGAAGAGGAGAAGAAACGGTGA
- a CDS encoding aspartate kinase, translating into MLVVQKYGGTSVRDVQRIQNVAKRAIEYKGRGMDVIVVVSAMSGETDKLLNLAHEIAKFPDEREVDVLISTGEQVTSALLAITLKEMGHKAISLLADQIRIISDSSFGIARIARVEGAKVMNELKEGNIIIVPGFQGVDDSGNITTLGRGGSDTTAVALAAALNADLCEIYTDVDGVYTTDPNICEKARRLDKISYEEMLEMASLGAKVLQIRSVELAQKYNVPILVKSSLVEGKGTLVCKEDMIMMEKVVISGITYNKNEAKITINKVPDKPGIASKIFSALSAANIVVDMIVQNVSHENYNDITFTVVKADGKKAFKITEEIGSSIGAKVAVDEDMAKVSIVGLGMRSHSGVASKMFTILANEGINIELISTSEIKISCVIESKYGELAVRALHKNFELDAEDIKEES; encoded by the coding sequence ATGCTGGTTGTTCAAAAGTACGGCGGCACGTCAGTCAGGGACGTGCAGAGAATACAAAACGTTGCGAAGCGCGCCATCGAGTACAAGGGCCGCGGCATGGACGTCATCGTGGTCGTCTCCGCTATGTCCGGCGAGACGGACAAGCTTCTCAACCTGGCCCACGAAATAGCCAAATTCCCTGATGAAAGGGAAGTGGACGTGCTCATCTCCACCGGCGAACAGGTCACATCGGCCCTTCTCGCCATCACCCTGAAAGAAATGGGCCATAAGGCCATATCGCTTCTCGCGGACCAGATAAGGATCATCAGCGATTCAAGTTTCGGGATCGCCCGCATCGCCAGGGTTGAGGGCGCGAAGGTCATGAACGAGCTCAAGGAAGGCAACATCATCATCGTGCCCGGGTTCCAGGGGGTGGATGACAGCGGAAACATCACCACCCTGGGAAGGGGCGGTTCGGACACCACCGCCGTCGCCCTTGCGGCGGCTCTCAATGCCGACCTGTGCGAGATCTACACCGACGTGGACGGCGTCTACACCACAGACCCGAACATCTGTGAAAAAGCCAGGCGCCTTGATAAGATATCCTATGAAGAGATGCTGGAAATGGCGTCCCTGGGGGCAAAGGTGCTCCAGATAAGGTCCGTCGAACTCGCCCAGAAGTACAACGTCCCCATCCTCGTCAAATCATCCCTGGTCGAGGGCAAAGGAACACTTGTCTGCAAGGAGGACATGATCATGATGGAAAAGGTCGTAATTTCAGGTATCACCTACAATAAAAATGAAGCGAAGATCACCATCAACAAGGTTCCCGACAAGCCGGGCATCGCATCCAAGATCTTCAGCGCCCTCAGCGCGGCCAATATCGTCGTCGACATGATCGTCCAGAACGTCAGCCATGAGAACTACAACGACATAACCTTTACGGTGGTCAAGGCGGATGGGAAAAAGGCCTTCAAGATCACCGAGGAGATCGGTTCAAGCATAGGGGCAAAGGTTGCCGTGGACGAAGATATGGCCAAGGTTTCCATCGTCGGCCTGGGCATGCGTTCCCATTCCGGTGTCGCGTCCAAGATGTTCACCATCCTTGCCAATGAAGGGATCAATATAGAACTCATTTCCACATCGGAGATCAAGATATCCTGTGTCATCGAGAGCAAGTACGGCGAACTGGCGGTCAGAGCCCTCCACAAGAATTTTGAACTTGACGCCGAAGACATCAAGGAGGAGAGTTGA
- the tsaE gene encoding tRNA (adenosine(37)-N6)-threonylcarbamoyltransferase complex ATPase subunit type 1 TsaE — protein MGRTEYISKDPSETIDIGEKIALNARAGQVYAIYGDLGAGKTQLVKGMARGLSVPDWEYVVSPSYTIMNVYEGKITLCHADLYRLEEGDLSDLNMEEFLAGGIVAVEWAQRSRWWEGVIEVHIEITGEMERKIVIIKQETEGGSRERSGVKDL, from the coding sequence ATGGGACGGACAGAATATATATCGAAAGATCCCTCTGAAACGATAGACATCGGGGAAAAGATAGCCCTGAACGCACGGGCCGGCCAGGTCTACGCCATTTACGGCGATCTCGGAGCGGGAAAGACCCAGCTCGTTAAAGGCATGGCCCGGGGCCTTTCCGTCCCCGACTGGGAATACGTCGTAAGCCCCTCCTATACCATCATGAACGTATATGAGGGAAAGATCACCCTCTGTCATGCAGACCTTTACCGCCTCGAAGAAGGCGACCTTTCGGACCTCAACATGGAAGAGTTCCTTGCCGGAGGCATCGTCGCCGTCGAGTGGGCGCAAAGGTCTCGCTGGTGGGAAGGCGTGATAGAGGTCCACATAGAAATTACTGGAGAAATGGAACGAAAAATTGTTATTATCAAGCAGGAAACCGAGGGTGGAAGCCGGGAACGAAGCGGCGTGAAAGACCTGTAA
- a CDS encoding NAD(P)H-hydrate dehydratase, whose amino-acid sequence MKVLSPQKMARYDEYSIKTWGIPSAVLMENAGRNTYRLMKERYLAGDEVIAVVCGRGNNGGDGFVIARYALIDGFRVRVYLIGAKTDLKGDAALNMRLFESLSGEVVECTARPAPVKAGIREAHLIVDAIFGTGLSKPVGGMEKTVIDEINTSGKPVIAVDIPSGIDGNTGKPLGSAIRAVHTFTYAYPKPGQILSPGADHAGRLTVIDISIPSFIEKEVGFDGEVTDGEMLRGFLRERLPSSHKGSFGHTVVMAGSPGKTGAAHMASLAALRIGAGLVTLIIPRTLNAIMETKTTEVMTYPVADDGQGFFTADSFGEIADFMEDKDVVIMGPGLSQNEGVMELTRRIYREIDKPFIIDADGINAFQRHTPLLKKAKRKAVLTPHPGELARLIGKTPKEVNDDRMGAAGSCAARWGVNILLKGAASVLSTADGRMFLNPTGNPSLAKGGSGDILTGFIGGLVSQGYSLTQSALLGAYLHGYMADTWVENHSDMDLLALDLVVGLGDAIQEIRNGTDRIYIERSL is encoded by the coding sequence ATGAAGGTCCTTTCACCTCAGAAGATGGCGCGCTATGACGAATATTCCATCAAGACGTGGGGCATCCCCTCGGCCGTGCTCATGGAGAACGCCGGGAGAAACACATACCGTCTCATGAAGGAGCGTTACCTTGCCGGCGACGAGGTGATCGCCGTTGTTTGCGGCCGCGGCAACAATGGCGGCGACGGGTTCGTCATCGCCCGCTATGCCCTGATCGACGGTTTCAGGGTGCGTGTCTATCTCATCGGGGCGAAGACGGACCTGAAAGGCGACGCAGCGCTCAACATGAGGCTCTTTGAATCGCTCTCGGGAGAGGTGGTGGAATGCACGGCAAGACCCGCGCCGGTCAAGGCGGGCATCAGGGAAGCCCACCTCATCGTCGACGCCATCTTCGGTACGGGCCTGTCGAAACCCGTGGGCGGAATGGAAAAGACCGTCATCGATGAGATCAACACCTCGGGGAAGCCCGTCATCGCCGTCGACATCCCTTCCGGCATCGACGGCAACACGGGCAAACCCCTTGGAAGCGCCATTCGGGCCGTTCACACATTCACCTATGCCTACCCCAAGCCTGGCCAGATCCTCAGCCCCGGCGCCGATCATGCTGGCAGGCTCACCGTTATCGACATATCCATTCCTTCCTTCATCGAGAAGGAGGTAGGTTTCGACGGGGAAGTGACCGACGGCGAAATGCTCAGGGGCTTCCTGAGAGAGCGCCTCCCCTCGTCGCATAAAGGAAGCTTCGGACACACCGTCGTCATGGCCGGGTCACCGGGAAAGACGGGTGCCGCGCACATGGCGTCACTTGCCGCCCTCAGGATCGGCGCAGGGCTTGTCACGCTCATCATACCCCGGACGTTGAATGCCATCATGGAGACAAAGACGACGGAGGTGATGACGTACCCCGTTGCGGATGACGGCCAGGGCTTCTTTACCGCCGACTCCTTCGGCGAGATCGCCGACTTTATGGAAGACAAGGATGTGGTCATCATGGGTCCCGGCCTTTCACAGAATGAAGGGGTTATGGAACTGACCAGAAGGATATACCGGGAGATAGACAAACCCTTCATCATAGATGCCGACGGCATCAACGCCTTTCAGCGACACACGCCGCTCCTCAAAAAAGCAAAGAGGAAGGCCGTCCTGACGCCTCATCCAGGGGAGCTGGCGCGCCTCATCGGCAAGACCCCGAAAGAGGTGAACGATGACAGGATGGGTGCGGCGGGGTCCTGTGCCGCCAGGTGGGGGGTGAACATCCTTCTCAAGGGCGCAGCGAGCGTGCTCTCGACGGCAGACGGCCGGATGTTCCTGAACCCCACGGGGAACCCCTCGCTCGCAAAAGGGGGAAGCGGCGACATCCTGACGGGCTTTATCGGGGGACTTGTCTCCCAGGGCTACAGCCTTACCCAGAGCGCCCTTCTCGGAGCCTACCTTCATGGGTACATGGCGGATACCTGGGTGGAAAACCATTCCGATATGGACCTTCTCGCCCTCGACCTCGTGGTGGGATTGGGCGACGCAATACAGGAGATCCGTAATGGGACGGACAGAATATATATCGAAAGATCCCTCTGA
- the acpS gene encoding holo-ACP synthase: protein MVGIDIVDIARIKRALERHGERFLVKVFAPSEIAYARSRKRMEESLAGRFAAKEAFMKARGKRLSFRDIEVHSDDGKPFIVFQGTRYDEVSISHERSYAVSVVICKD from the coding sequence ATGGTTGGCATTGATATCGTAGACATAGCCCGCATCAAGCGGGCGCTCGAGAGGCATGGGGAGAGGTTCCTCGTGAAGGTCTTCGCCCCTTCGGAGATTGCCTATGCCAGGAGCAGGAAACGCATGGAGGAATCCCTGGCGGGAAGGTTCGCTGCCAAGGAGGCTTTTATGAAGGCTCGGGGCAAACGGCTCTCCTTCAGAGATATCGAGGTGCACAGCGACGATGGAAAACCTTTCATCGTCTTTCAGGGCACCCGCTACGACGAGGTCAGCATCTCCCATGAGAGATCCTATGCTGTATCCGTCGTGATCTGTAAAGACTGA
- a CDS encoding pyridoxine 5'-phosphate synthase → MPELMVNIDHVATLREARGIHYPDPVFAAGIAETAGATGIIIHLREDRRHIKDRDLKILRDVVHSRLNLEMAATPEMTKIAASTKPDMITLVPEKRQELTTEGGLDVIKFASKIEKVIAAVKTKGIAVSLFIDPVESQIRAAAAAGADMMEIHTGSYAGARTPKMRKRELDKVIRSAVLGKELGLGVNAGHGLHYHNVRDIAVIPEIDDLSIGHSIIARAIFTGLDKAVRDMIELMK, encoded by the coding sequence ATGCCTGAACTCATGGTAAACATAGATCACGTGGCCACTCTGCGGGAAGCACGGGGCATCCACTATCCCGATCCCGTTTTCGCGGCGGGTATCGCCGAGACGGCGGGAGCAACGGGGATCATCATACATCTTCGTGAAGACCGCAGGCATATCAAGGACCGCGACCTCAAGATCCTTCGCGATGTCGTGCACAGCAGGCTCAATCTCGAGATGGCGGCGACACCGGAAATGACGAAGATCGCCGCTTCGACGAAACCCGATATGATCACCCTCGTTCCGGAGAAACGCCAGGAGCTTACCACCGAAGGCGGTCTTGACGTGATCAAGTTCGCGTCGAAGATCGAAAAGGTGATCGCTGCAGTAAAAACAAAGGGCATCGCCGTGAGCCTCTTCATAGATCCCGTCGAATCGCAGATCAGGGCGGCGGCGGCGGCAGGGGCGGACATGATGGAGATACACACCGGCTCCTACGCCGGGGCGCGCACGCCTAAAATGAGGAAAAGGGAACTCGACAAGGTCATCCGTTCGGCAGTGCTCGGCAAAGAGCTCGGTCTCGGTGTCAATGCGGGCCACGGGCTCCATTATCATAACGTGCGCGACATCGCCGTAATCCCCGAAATAGACGATCTGAGCATCGGCCACAGCATAATAGCCCGCGCCATATTCACAGGCCTCGATAAAGCGGTAAGAGACATGATAGAACTGATGAAATAA
- a CDS encoding CdaR family protein, which translates to MKTLLERYLLKDWKLKLLSLVLAIMLWYTVFQIGEPKKDITVRLTVSNLPRNMVITKMDPERVFLTVSGRVTLLKDIKDRDVTALVNLNGIKEGQTVFDLSKTNVAAPKGIDIVEVRPGTVSVVVDRVIEKKLKTVPVLDRKWVGRYEIIHASPQYVIAEGPRKVLEKITTIETLPANGDMHRNEETLNVGFDTESFPGVKVRPDSVKIVLKRLTGKEGHWE; encoded by the coding sequence ATGAAGACTCTGCTCGAAAGATATCTGCTGAAGGATTGGAAGCTGAAGCTTCTGTCCCTGGTTCTCGCCATTATGCTCTGGTACACGGTATTTCAGATCGGCGAGCCGAAGAAGGACATAACCGTGCGCCTCACCGTTTCCAATCTCCCCAGGAACATGGTGATAACGAAAATGGATCCCGAAAGGGTCTTTCTTACCGTGAGCGGACGGGTTACGCTGCTCAAGGACATCAAGGATCGCGATGTGACCGCTCTGGTAAACCTGAACGGCATCAAAGAAGGCCAGACGGTCTTCGACCTGTCCAAGACCAACGTGGCTGCGCCGAAGGGGATAGACATCGTGGAGGTGCGTCCGGGAACCGTCAGTGTGGTCGTCGACAGGGTAATCGAAAAGAAGCTCAAGACCGTGCCAGTGCTGGATAGGAAATGGGTCGGCCGATACGAGATCATCCATGCCAGCCCCCAGTATGTCATTGCCGAAGGTCCTCGAAAGGTCCTCGAAAAGATCACGACCATAGAGACATTGCCTGCAAACGGCGACATGCACCGCAATGAGGAGACCCTCAATGTCGGGTTTGATACGGAGAGCTTCCCGGGGGTCAAGGTCAGGCCCGATTCGGTAAAGATCGTCCTGAAGCGCCTCACCGGCAAGGAGGGCCACTGGGAATGA
- the cdaA gene encoding diadenylate cyclase CdaA, giving the protein MIPNVRWQDIIDIIIVAFIIYRIFVLIKGTRAIQLLLGLVIVMFVFATAKRLELFTLSWIFNSFIGSIVFVVIVIFQDDLRRLLLALGRSPFFRKISYVKETMFLDELANACLVMKKRTMGALIVIEREVGLEEFMEAGVRFDAEVNAELVVSIFQFASPLHDGALIIREGRIVSAGCVLPLTTADEIDKSLGTRHRAAIGITEVTDAVSIVVSEERGVISYTQHGQIHGNIGTDELKKVLKEVLS; this is encoded by the coding sequence ATGATACCCAACGTCAGATGGCAGGACATCATCGACATCATTATCGTTGCCTTCATCATCTACCGGATCTTCGTCCTTATAAAAGGGACCCGGGCGATACAGCTTCTTCTGGGTCTTGTCATCGTCATGTTCGTCTTTGCCACCGCGAAGAGACTGGAACTCTTCACCTTGAGCTGGATATTCAACAGCTTTATAGGCTCCATCGTCTTCGTGGTCATTGTCATCTTCCAGGATGACCTCAGGAGGCTTCTTCTGGCTCTTGGCAGGAGTCCCTTTTTCCGAAAGATAAGCTATGTCAAGGAGACCATGTTCCTCGATGAGCTGGCCAACGCCTGTCTGGTGATGAAGAAACGCACCATGGGCGCCCTCATTGTCATTGAACGGGAGGTTGGGCTGGAGGAGTTCATGGAAGCGGGGGTGCGTTTCGATGCCGAGGTGAACGCGGAACTCGTTGTCAGCATCTTTCAGTTCGCATCGCCGCTGCATGACGGCGCCCTGATAATCCGGGAAGGAAGGATCGTCTCGGCGGGCTGTGTGCTCCCCCTGACGACAGCGGATGAGATAGACAAAAGCCTGGGCACCCGCCACAGGGCGGCCATAGGTATCACCGAGGTCACCGATGCCGTTTCCATCGTCGTTTCCGAGGAGAGAGGCGTCATATCCTACACGCAGCATGGACAGATCCATGGAAATATCGGTACAGATGAACTCAAGAAAGTGCTCAAAGAGGTCTTGAGCTAA
- the folP gene encoding dihydropteroate synthase, producing the protein MARALRCNSAPVIMGILNVTPDSFSDGGRHQSLEETLDHARLMVEEGADIIDVGGESTRPYSEPVTEKEELHRVIPVIERLQGVPGVLISVDTYKANVAREALNAGADMVNDISGLTYDDAMAGIIAEKDAYAVIMHIKGTPRNMQENPHYDDVIGEIRGFLHDRIDYAVRMGIGKEKVVIDPGIGFGKRLEDNLRILKMLRDFKDLGSPVLIGTSMKSFIGKITDMPLEERVEGTLASLAVALMNGADILRVHDVRRAKKVLKIVKAVMEA; encoded by the coding sequence ATGGCGCGGGCGCTCCGGTGTAATAGTGCCCCCGTCATCATGGGGATCCTCAACGTCACCCCCGACTCTTTCTCCGACGGGGGCAGACACCAAAGCCTGGAAGAGACACTCGACCACGCCAGACTGATGGTCGAGGAAGGCGCAGACATCATCGATGTCGGCGGCGAATCGACCCGGCCTTATTCAGAACCTGTAACCGAAAAAGAAGAGCTCCATCGTGTAATACCTGTTATAGAGAGACTCCAGGGCGTCCCCGGCGTACTCATATCCGTTGACACATATAAGGCGAACGTCGCCAGGGAAGCACTGAACGCCGGAGCCGATATGGTAAACGACATCAGCGGTCTCACCTATGACGACGCCATGGCCGGGATCATCGCGGAAAAGGATGCTTATGCCGTCATCATGCACATCAAGGGCACGCCGCGGAACATGCAGGAAAACCCCCATTATGATGATGTCATTGGAGAGATCAGGGGATTTCTGCATGACCGCATCGATTATGCGGTGCGAATGGGGATCGGGAAAGAGAAGGTCGTCATCGACCCTGGCATCGGTTTCGGAAAACGCCTGGAGGACAATCTGCGCATCCTCAAGATGCTGCGCGATTTCAAAGACCTGGGAAGCCCTGTCCTTATCGGCACCTCGATGAAGTCTTTCATAGGAAAGATAACCGACATGCCTCTTGAAGAAAGAGTGGAGGGAACCCTGGCGAGCCTCGCCGTGGCCCTTATGAACGGGGCGGACATACTGAGGGTCCATGACGTCAGGAGGGCCAAAAAGGTCCTCAAGATCGTAAAGGCGGTAATGGAAGCATGA